The Streptococcus suis DNA window AGCACGCCGCTTGGGCACTAGCTGACTATGGCTTCAAGGTTATCATTGCAGGTTCCTTCGGGGATATTCATTATAACAATGACCTCAACAATGGCATCTTGCCAATCGTTCAGCCTCTTGAGGTTCGGGAGAAATTGGCTGCGCTGGCACCAACTGATGAGGTGACTGTGGATCTCTACCAGCAAAAGATTATCTCACCAGTCGGAGAATTTGATTTCGAGATCGATGCAGATTGGAAACACAAATTACTCAACGGTCTAGATGATATTGGGATTACCCTTCAGTATCAGGATTTGATTGAGGAGTATGAAAGGAATCGGCCAAGTTACTGGCAGGAATAAAATAAAGATAAGAAAACAAGCAGGTCGCTCTGCTATGAAACAAAAGAAAAGAGGAAATTATTATGACGAAACAAATTCACTGGGATGGCGCACTTTCACAAGAAGGTTTTGACGTTATCAAGGGTGAGGGAGGCGTGATTGTCTGCCCGACGAAGGTTGGTTACATCATCATGACTGCTGACAAGGCTGGCTTGGAGCGTAAGTTTGACGCTAAAGAGCGTAAGCGTAATAAGCCGGGCGTGGTCCTTTGTGGTAGCATGGAGGAGCTTCGTGAGCTGGCGCAGCTGACACCTGAGATTGATGCCTTCTACCAAAAACATTGGGATGAGGACATTTTGTTGGGTTGTATCCTACCTTGGAAACCAGAGGCTTATGCTAAGTTGCAAGCCTATGGCGATGGTCGTGAAGAGTTGATGACCGACGTTCGTGGGACTTCTTGCTTTGTTATCAAGTTTGGTGTTGCAGGCGAGCAGATTGCCAAGGAAATGTGGGAAAAAGAAGGTCGTATGGTCTACGCTTCTTCTGCCAATCCATCAGGTAAGGGAAATCGTGGTAAGGTAGAAGGTATTGGTGAGCGTATCGCGTCTAAAGTAGACTTGATTATCGAGGCGGATGACTATGTGGCATCTATCCAGCCAGACAAGACCATCGAAACCCGCTATGAGCAAGGGGTTATGGTGTCTATGGTAGACAAAGATGGTAAACTGATTCCAGAACAAGGTGCAGATAGCCGTTCTATCAGCCCATGTCCAGTTGTCATCCGTAAAGGTTTGGACATCGATAAAATCATGATGCACTTGTCTGATCATTTCAACTCTTGGGACTACAGACAAGGGGAATATTACTAAGAACCTACATTCACAGTTCAGCACTTCCATCTAAGGCTAGTTTTTCAGCTACTCATCGTTAGTTTTTTTCAAAATACAGTCAGTATTCCCTCAAAAAACTGCTTTGATTAGCGAAAAACTTTCTCTTATATACAAGCACTTCACTTGTAAATACAGGTTCTATGATAGATCGATCCGAAAGGGTCGTTTTTTCTACCAGAAAAAAACTGACCGATATTTCAGTCAGTTTCCTATGTTTATTCAATCACCAGCATGCCTTCTTTAACGGCAAATGGGTGTTCCGGGTCAATGCGGTCGTAGAACATGACACCGTTGAGGTGGTCGATTTCGTGTTGGACCACGATTGCATTATATCCCTTGAGTTTGATGCGGTGCTTTTCTCCGTTTTTGTCCATGTAATCAACAGTCACACGCGCGTGGCGGACTACGTAGCCTTGGACTTCGCGGTCAACAGATAGGCAACCTTCGCCCCCTTCTATAGCCGCTTCTTGGACAGAATGAGCCACGATTTTAGGATTGTACAATACTTCTTGTAGAGAGTAGGCTTGGGCAGGTGGATGTCCTTCCTCGTCCTCTGGGTTTGGTACTAAAACAGCGATGATGCGTTTAGAAACATCCAATTGGGGAGCTGCAAGACCAACTCCGCCACGGAGTTTCATTTTTTCAGCCATGACAGGATCCTGAGAATGTTTGAGGAATTGCATCATTTTCTCACCTAAAATCACTTCTTGATCAGAAAGTGGAAATTGGACTTCCTCTGCAACTTGGCGTAGGGTTGGATGCCCTTCACGTATGATGTCATCCATGTCAATCAAATGGGCAGGTTTTGTAAGGTTTTCAATTATAGTCATACTTCTCTCCTTTGGGTATTATTAAAATAAGTATAGCATGAAATGAGAGAGAATAAAAGCTTCACTCGCCTATCTATTCTGTAGTAAATCTGCTATACTATAGTAAAAGACGAACGTTGAAAGGGAGAATGATGAAAAGAATTTTAGAAAAAGCCAGCCTGTTGGCCTTATCCACCATGCTGGTATCAACATTTGCAGTATCCCCTGCTATTCCACAGATGATTGACCATTTTGCCCGAGAAGGGATTGCGGCCAGTCAAGTAGAAAACTTAATTACAGTTACCTCATTTGCTATTATGGCAGCCCTCTTGATGAATAGTCTAGTTGTTCGATTTATTTCTGAACGGAATATTATCATTCTTGGGTTGTTACTCCTTGCTATCGGTGGTTCCATGCCTATGTTTTTGTCGGCCTTCCCAATGATTTTCTTGGCTAGGATTTTGCTGGGATTAGGGATTGGTCTGATAAATGCACGAGCCATTAACATTATTGGTAATTTTTTCACCGGTCAAGAACGTGTGCAGATGATGGGATTGCGCGGCTCGGCAGAAGTGTTGGGAAGTGCAGGCTTGACCCTATTGGTGGGATGGTTGACTCAATTTGGCTGGCAACCAGCCTTTATGGTCTATCTCTTTGCTTTGGTTGTTTTAGCCCTCTTTCTATTGTTTGTACCCCAAGAAGAGTTTGTGGCACATAGCGAGTTAAAAAATGATAGTGGTTCTAAGGTCAAACTGGATAAGAAAATGTGGCAAATGGGAATCTACCTCGCATTTTTGGCTTTCTTTGTTATCAATGTCAACACTTTCTTGACCATTCGGATTCCACAGATTGTTTTGGACAAGGGAATTGGGACTGCTCAGCAAGCTAGTCTGATTCTCAGTTTGATGCAAATAATGGGGATTGTGGCAGGGACGGTTTTTAGTAGCTTGGTTGGCCGCTTGAAGGACTGGCTTTTAGCAGTTTCCTATGTAATTTTTGGACTCGCAGTTATCGGCATTGCCTTTGCGGATAATCTTTGGGTGTTAGGCCTCGGCGGTATGGTATCAGGATTTTTCTACAGTATCGTTCTGACCATAGTTTTCAGCCAAGTAACGGACAGAGCAACCAAAGCTATTCTTAATACAGTAATGACGATTGTTTTGATGGGCTGTAATATTGGTGGGGCAACATCTGCAATCTTACCAACCTTTCTGGAAAAACTCAACCCAACACCAACTGGTGCCTTTGGTATCTATGCTATCGGTTGCGCTTTGATAAGTGCAGGTTTAATCTATCAACAAATAAAGAAATAGGGAGTGGATTTCCGCTCCTTTTGGTAAATGGTCTTATGTTAGAACACAATCGACTCAATCAATTAATGTTGCGTTTCCCTGAAGATGTCCAGCTGATTTTTAATGAAATGATCCCTTCTTATCAATTGGGTTATGCTGACTATGTCTATCAGACAGACGATGTTGCTACTCAGAACCGACGAATTAAAAATCTTGCTAAAAATTTTCGGAAGATGGATTACTTTTACGTAATGTCTTTACCGCAAGATTTGGCGTTGGAAATTGCCAACCAGTGGCAGTATCCGTCGCCATATGATTTTTATTCAGTGAGCTCTCAATCAGAAACGTATACCCAGTTTATAACGCCAGAGGCGCGTGGAGACCGGTTTTTTGCAGTCATTCGCAATGCAGCCCTCATGGGTTACTTTCAAGTGGAGCAAGTTGATAAGGAACTCAGCCTTCACTTAGGGATGAAGCCGTCCTTGATGGGACAGGGAAATGGCAGATCTTTCTATCAGACGATTGAAGACTACATTGTTGAACATTATCATCCAGAGCAACTTAGCCTAAGTGTAGCCATATGTAACCAACGAGCTCAAGCTCTCTTTCGAGCAGTTGGATTTTCTGTAAGCGGTCATAGTATTCAAGTTTGTGGTGGAAACCACTATGAATGTGTCAGAATGGAAAAGAAATTAGCATGCGATTAGATAAATTTTTGGCAGACTGTGGTGTTGGTAGTCGGACAGAGGTCAAGAAATTCCTGAAAAACAAGCAAGTCACAGTCAACGGCCAAGTAGAGACGTCTCCTAAACAACAAATAAATGAACAGGTGGATCTGGTAGCAGTAGCTGGCGACATTCTCCATCATGAACAATTTGTTTACTATCTTCTCAATAAACCTAAAGGAGTTATCTCAGCAACTGAAGATGACCACCATCGGACTGTTTTAGATTTATTGGATGAAATAGCTCAACATAAGGAAGTTTTTCCAGTTGGACGCTTGGACATCGATACTCATGGCTTGCTCCTTTTGACCAATAATGGCAAATTAGCCCATGCCATGCTCTCTCCTAAAAAACATGTTGATAAACTCTACCGTGCACAGATTGACGGGATTATGACCCAAGGGGATGTCGAGCGATTTGCGGCAGGAATTGATCTAAAAGATTTTACCTGTCAGCCAGCCCAGTTGACTATCCTATCGACAGATGAGGTCAAAGAGACTTCACTGGTTGACATTACCATCCGAGAAGGAAAGTTTCACCAGGTCAAACGGATGGTGCAGGCTTGTGGCAAGATGGTGACAGATTTGCAACGATTATCAATGGGGCCCTTATGGTTAGATTCCGAACTAGCGATTGGAAAATACCGAAGATTAACAGCTGACGAATTGAGGCAATTAGAAGTGTTTGGTGTGAAATTATAGATGATAAGAAAGACTCGCTTCCGATTTTGTACTGACCCCAAAAAGTTAGACAAAAAATATTAGTGAAAGGATTTAGTTCTGTACTGAACAGGACTAAGTCCTTTTAGTTTTGCTTTAATGCGTTTATTGTTGTAGTAATAAAATATAATCAGTGATAGCTTGCTCTAGTTGGTCCAGTGACTTGAAATTCTTCTCAAATCCGTAAAACATTTCTGTTTTCAAAATGCCAAAGAAGGACTCCATCATGCCATTATCCGTGCTAGTTCCCTTGCGAGACATGGACGGACGTATGCCTTTACTGGCAAGAAAACGATGATAAGCTTCATGTTGGTATTGCCAACCTTGGTCGCTATGGAGAATGGTATTTGGGTAAGTTTCCTCAGGAAAGGCTTTATCAAGCATAGTCTTGACTTGTATGAGGTTGGGAGAACGTGACAAGGCAAAAGCAATAATTTCGCTATTATAGCCATCCAGAACAGGTGATAGATAGAGTTTTTCAGAACAAATTGGCAGAGTGAACTCAGTCACATCTGTATAGCACTTCTCAAAAGGCTTAGCTCCTTCAAAGATTTTTTCAATGAGATTGGGAGATTTCTTGCCCACATCCCCCTTGTAAGACTTGTATTTCTTACGTCGACGAATACGAGCAGTCAATCCTAGCTCCTTCATCAGCCGTTGTACTTTCTTATGATTGACAGAAAATCCACGATTTCTTAACTCAAGGTGAATGCGACGGTAACCATAGTTTCCCTTATGTTCATCGTAAATGGCTTGAATTTCAGCTTTTAACTCCTTATCTTTATCTGGTTTATCCAGTTGCTTGACTTGATAGTAATAGGTAGAAGGAGCTAATTGAGAAATAACCAGCAGTATATCTAGTCGGAATCCTTCTGCGACCATCTCTCTAACTGTTTGAGCCTTTCTTGCTCTCTGGCTTCGTCCCTTAAACGAAGCTCCCTCAACTTTTTTAGGTAAGCCACCTCAGTGCGTAAGCGCTCATTTTCCTCCTGAAGTCGCTCTAACTCCGTCATCTCTTCCCAGGTTTTCTTTGGTTTACGCCCCATCTTTGGTGGCCTCCCTCTTGTTTTCTCAACAATAGTATACCCGTTTTTCTTGTATTGTGCTATCCAGTTTGGAAGAGTTCCACGATTTGGCAGGGCGTAGTCAAGCGAGACGGAGAGGACTGACTGCTTATCAAGAAGTACTTTATCAATCATTTCCTGCTTGAGTTCTGGAGAATAATAGGTATTCTTTCCTTTCTTGACAATGTTTATTCCATACCTATCGATCAGTCGAAGCATATATTGGATAACAGATTCTGCAATATTAAACTGTTTTGACAAGTTCTTGATAGACTGACCACTTTGACGTAGTTCATAGATTTCGATTTTGTCTTCATAGCTCAATTTCATAAAAACAGCACCCCAAAAGTTAGATTTTTTCTGTCTAACTTTTGGGGTGCGGTTCATTTTGGAAGCAAGTCTTTTTAAATATCCGCAGGTGCAAAAACAACCTGACCATCTTGGAATTTTTCAATACGAGCGAGTGAAGTAACAGGGACACCTGCATCTATCAAGAGTTGACGTCCGTCTTGGAAGGATTTTTCGATGATGATACCAACTCCTATTACCTGAGCACCAGCCTGTTGGATAATATCAATCAAGCCTTTTGCTGCTTGTCCATTGGCCAAAAAATCATCAACGATTAGAACCCGATCTTCCGGCGACAAAAACTTGCTAGCAATAGAAACGGTACTGCTTACTTGCTTGGTGAAGGAGAAGACTTCAGATGTCAAGATTCCTTCTATCATCGTAATATTTTTATGTTTTTTGGCAAAAATCATTGGCACATCTAAACTTTCAGCGACATAAACA harbors:
- the leuD gene encoding 3-isopropylmalate dehydratase small subunit — translated: MEKFTIYSGTTVPLMNDNIDTDQILPKQFLKLIDKKGFGKYLMYEWRYLDNKYTEDPDFIFNTAPYRQATILITGDNFGAGSSREHAAWALADYGFKVIIAGSFGDIHYNNDLNNGILPIVQPLEVREKLAALAPTDEVTVDLYQQKIISPVGEFDFEIDADWKHKLLNGLDDIGITLQYQDLIEEYERNRPSYWQE
- a CDS encoding translation factor (SUA5), whose translation is MTKQIHWDGALSQEGFDVIKGEGGVIVCPTKVGYIIMTADKAGLERKFDAKERKRNKPGVVLCGSMEELRELAQLTPEIDAFYQKHWDEDILLGCILPWKPEAYAKLQAYGDGREELMTDVRGTSCFVIKFGVAGEQIAKEMWEKEGRMVYASSANPSGKGNRGKVEGIGERIASKVDLIIEADDYVASIQPDKTIETRYEQGVMVSMVDKDGKLIPEQGADSRSISPCPVVIRKGLDIDKIMMHLSDHFNSWDYRQGEYY
- a CDS encoding peptide deformylase, whose protein sequence is MTIIENLTKPAHLIDMDDIIREGHPTLRQVAEEVQFPLSDQEVILGEKMMQFLKHSQDPVMAEKMKLRGGVGLAAPQLDVSKRIIAVLVPNPEDEEGHPPAQAYSLQEVLYNPKIVAHSVQEAAIEGGEGCLSVDREVQGYVVRHARVTVDYMDKNGEKHRIKLKGYNAIVVQHEIDHLNGVMFYDRIDPEHPFAVKEGMLVIE
- a CDS encoding MFS transporter, encoding MKRILEKASLLALSTMLVSTFAVSPAIPQMIDHFAREGIAASQVENLITVTSFAIMAALLMNSLVVRFISERNIIILGLLLLAIGGSMPMFLSAFPMIFLARILLGLGIGLINARAINIIGNFFTGQERVQMMGLRGSAEVLGSAGLTLLVGWLTQFGWQPAFMVYLFALVVLALFLLFVPQEEFVAHSELKNDSGSKVKLDKKMWQMGIYLAFLAFFVINVNTFLTIRIPQIVLDKGIGTAQQASLILSLMQIMGIVAGTVFSSLVGRLKDWLLAVSYVIFGLAVIGIAFADNLWVLGLGGMVSGFFYSIVLTIVFSQVTDRATKAILNTVMTIVLMGCNIGGATSAILPTFLEKLNPTPTGAFGIYAIGCALISAGLIYQQIKK
- a CDS encoding GNAT family N-acetyltransferase, translating into MLEHNRLNQLMLRFPEDVQLIFNEMIPSYQLGYADYVYQTDDVATQNRRIKNLAKNFRKMDYFYVMSLPQDLALEIANQWQYPSPYDFYSVSSQSETYTQFITPEARGDRFFAVIRNAALMGYFQVEQVDKELSLHLGMKPSLMGQGNGRSFYQTIEDYIVEHYHPEQLSLSVAICNQRAQALFRAVGFSVSGHSIQVCGGNHYECVRMEKKLACD
- a CDS encoding rRNA pseudouridine synthase; protein product: MRLDKFLADCGVGSRTEVKKFLKNKQVTVNGQVETSPKQQINEQVDLVAVAGDILHHEQFVYYLLNKPKGVISATEDDHHRTVLDLLDEIAQHKEVFPVGRLDIDTHGLLLLTNNGKLAHAMLSPKKHVDKLYRAQIDGIMTQGDVERFAAGIDLKDFTCQPAQLTILSTDEVKETSLVDITIREGKFHQVKRMVQACGKMVTDLQRLSMGPLWLDSELAIGKYRRLTADELRQLEVFGVKL
- a CDS encoding xanthine phosphoribosyltransferase is translated as MKILEERILKDGQVLGENILKVDSFLTHQVDFKLMKEMGQVLAEAYRSKQITKVVTIEASGIAPAVYVAESLDVPMIFAKKHKNITMIEGILTSEVFSFTKQVSSTVSIASKFLSPEDRVLIVDDFLANGQAAKGLIDIIQQAGAQVIGVGIIIEKSFQDGRQLLIDAGVPVTSLARIEKFQDGQVVFAPADI